Part of the Pseudomonadota bacterium genome, ACTACGGGCTTGATCGCTTCGACTTCGCGCATTCGCGCTACGTCCTGTCCTATTCGCCGGACGCAGCAAGCATCGTCGCCAGTATTCTCGGTGCGCTGAAACCGAAAGGTATGTTCCTGGGCGAGGAGGTCGCCCAGAGCTACGTCAAGCACGGCAAGTCCGACTGGATCGAGAAACTAGAAGCGTGGTTTACCGCTTTGATCGAACACGGCGGCGGACACCCCAACTATGGTCTTGAACAGCTTCCCTCGGACATGATCACGGCCGGCTTTGAGAACCTGCACGTCAACGGGTTTTGGCCAATGCAGGATCAAGAGGAAGTCGTTGCCATGCTTCGGCTCGCGTTGTCGAACGAGATGAGACCGAACCTGGTTGCATTGGGCGTGGCGACAGACGCTGAGATCGATGCGGTTCTTGCGGCGGCTCAGGCCCCCGGCAAGGACTTCATCGTCAGCGCGGCGGCCGCGATACAGGTCGTCGGCTACAAGCCCTGGGCCTGAGCGAGCGCGTCGTCCAAGCACCTCAACGTTTTCGAGGCTGGCCGATCGCGCGGCCCGCGTTGTCGTGCCGCTCCAGATTGCCGTGGCGGTCCAGGATCTCCTGGAGTCTTTCCTGGACGTCGTCCTTGAAGATCTCAAGGCCGCGCTCGTTGAGATTGAAACCCAGCGCCATGACTTCGTTGGTCGCCGCGATGTAATCTCTTTCCGCGTGATACATCGTGTGGAACAGGCGAAAACGCTTGGCGTCGGCGGCCAAGAGCTGGGTCGTGATGCGCAGAGGATCACCTTCGCGCACCTCGTCCAGATAGTTCACGTGGGCCTCAACCACCGCGTACTCGCTGCCGCCGCGGTCCTCCAGCTTCCTGTCGCCGTTGACGATGTCCCAGAAGTTGAAGGTCGCGCTGTCGCAGATCAGCACGTAGTAGGCCATGTTGAGATGACCGAACTCGTCGATCCATTCAGGGCGGACGACGGAGTCGTAGGTCAAGAGGTCGTCGGTCATGGCTTCTCCGCTGGCGGGTGGTGGTTGGCGGGGCGGGCGTTGTCATAGCCGACCCGCTCGGCCGCGACAATGGCTGGCGGCACCGGGCCGGGCTTGCCATCATGGCGCCTGTCACCACTGGCCGGAGTACCAGCATGCCTTACCTGCACTTTTCCGAAGACGAACTGGCGGCACGCCGCGCGAAGACCGTTGCGGCGATGAATCAACGCGGCTTCGACGCGCTGCTGCTGTTCAAGCAGGAGAGCATGTACTACCTGACCGGATACGACACCGCCGGCTACTCTCTGTTCCAGTGTTTCATGCTGTTCGCCGACGGGTCGATGACGCTGGTGACGCGCTCCGCCGACCGCGAGCAGGCAGCCTATACTTCGGTGATCCCGGATGTCCGCATCTGGGTCGACCGCGGCGGTGCCAACCCGGCCGATGACGTCAAGGCGGTGTTGGAGGAGAAAGGTATCGCCGGTGGCAAGGTCGGTGTTGAGCTGCACGCCTGGTGTCTGACCGGCCAACGCTGGGTCATGGTCGAGGGCGCGCTTCAGGGGTTCTGTTCCTGGGAAGACGCCACCGACCTCGTCCAATCTCAGCGCATCGTCAAGAGCGAGAGCGAGCTTACCTATGTGCGAAAGGCCGGCACCCTGGCGGATGCGGCACTCGGCGCCTTGAACGACGCGATCGAGCCGGGCGTCGACGAGGGCCACCTCTATGCCGTCATGAACAACGCGATCTTCGAGGGCGGCGGTGACTATTCGGCCAGTCGCGGCATCATCGGTTCGGGCGAGGGCGCGCTTCTGGTGCGTTACTTCACCGGACGCGCGAAGGTCGGCGCGAACGATCAGGTGCAGCTGGAGTTCGGCGCGGCCTATCGCCACTACCACGCCTGTATCATGCGCACGGTCCTGACCGGCAACGTCAGTGCACGGCATCAGGCCATGCGCGCGGCCTGTGTCGAGGCGCTTGCTGCCTGCCAGGACGTTGCCAAGCCTG contains:
- a CDS encoding thioesterase family protein: MTDDLLTYDSVVRPEWIDEFGHLNMAYYVLICDSATFNFWDIVNGDRKLEDRGGSEYAVVEAHVNYLDEVREGDPLRITTQLLAADAKRFRLFHTMYHAERDYIAATNEVMALGFNLNERGLEIFKDDVQERLQEILDRHGNLERHDNAGRAIGQPRKR
- a CDS encoding class I SAM-dependent methyltransferase, with translation MTADDDSDHYYLGVHKDAFRRYRMFNEINMPGTASRLADLPLTPDMHILEVGCGIGDTARYFAQNVVPDGHVTAFDQASDIVKIAEKEARDAGISNITFICAHAQDFDYGLDRFDFAHSRYVLSYSPDAASIVASILGALKPKGMFLGEEVAQSYVKHGKSDWIEKLEAWFTALIEHGGGHPNYGLEQLPSDMITAGFENLHVNGFWPMQDQEEVVAMLRLALSNEMRPNLVALGVATDAEIDAVLAAAQAPGKDFIVSAAAAIQVVGYKPWA
- a CDS encoding Xaa-Pro peptidase family protein, coding for MPYLHFSEDELAARRAKTVAAMNQRGFDALLLFKQESMYYLTGYDTAGYSLFQCFMLFADGSMTLVTRSADREQAAYTSVIPDVRIWVDRGGANPADDVKAVLEEKGIAGGKVGVELHAWCLTGQRWVMVEGALQGFCSWEDATDLVQSQRIVKSESELTYVRKAGTLADAALGALNDAIEPGVDEGHLYAVMNNAIFEGGGDYSASRGIIGSGEGALLVRYFTGRAKVGANDQVQLEFGAAYRHYHACIMRTVLTGNVSARHQAMRAACVEALAACQDVAKPGALFGEIYDAHARVVDAHGLEDCRLNACGYSLSANYSPSWMEEPMIYPANPTVIEPGMVIFMHMILVDSANRLTMSLGETGIVHADRFEPVSTMPHDLVVK